One segment of Coffea arabica cultivar ET-39 chromosome 7c, Coffea Arabica ET-39 HiFi, whole genome shotgun sequence DNA contains the following:
- the LOC113698321 gene encoding 2-methylene-furan-3-one reductase-like, which yields MATSTPVNIPSKMKAWVYGQHGKPEDVLKLESEVDVPDVNDDQVLIKVLAASLNPIDFKRMGGSFKATDSPLPTVAGYDVAAVVVRVGSKVKEFKVGDEVYGDIHEQAHHPKDCGSLAEYTAVDEKVLALKPKNLSFAEAASLPLAVQTAYGGLESAGLSAGKSLLVLGGAGGVGSFIIQLAKHVFGASRVAATSSAGKLELLKTVGADLAIDYKNNKYEDLEEKFDVVFDTVGESSRGIKAVKECGRVETIWPAGPVVPPTFVFVVTSTGSVLSKLNPYLEEGKLKPVIDPKGPFPFSNAIEAFSHLQSGRATGKVAIYPIP from the exons ATGGCAACTAGTACTCCAGTTAACATCCCCTCTAAAATGAAGGCCTGGGTCTATGGCCAACATGGGAAACCCGAGGATGTCCTTAAGTTGGAATCTGAGGTTGATGTTCCTGACGTAAATGACGACCAGGTTTTGATCAAAGTACTTGCTGCGTCCCTGAATCCAATAGACTTCAAACGCATGGGTGGATCATTCAAGGCCACTGATTCTCCTCTACCG ACTGTTGCGGGATATGATGTTGCGGCCGTGGTAGTTAGAGTTGGAAGCAAAGTGAAGGAATTCAAGGTTGGGGATGAAGTATACGGGGACATTCACGAGCAAGCCCACCACCCAAAGGATTGTGGGTCACTGGCGGAGTACACTGCAGTGGATGAGAAGGTACTAGCTCTGAAGCCCAAGAATTTGAGTTTTGCCGAGGCAGCTAGTCTTCCTCTTGCAGTTCAAACAGCATATGGGGGCCTTGAAAGCGCTGGGCTTTCAGCTGGTAAATCACTTCTTGTTCTTGGTGGTGCTGGTGGAGTTGGATCTTTCATCATTCAG CTGGCAAAGCATGTGTTTGGTGCATCCAGAGTGGCAGCAACTTCCAGCGCTGGGAAACTGGAGTTACTTAAAACCGTAGGAGCTGATTTGGCAATCGACTACAAGAACAACAAGTATGAAGATTTGGAAGAGAAATTTGATGTGGTATTTGATACCGTTG GTGAGAGTAGTAGGGGTATCAAGGCAGTAAAAGAATGCGGAAGGGTGGAGACAATCTGGCCGGCCGGGCCAGTGGTTCCCCCTACTTTCGTGTTTGTGGTCACTTCGACTGGCTCTGTCTTGAGCAAACTCAATCCTTACTTAGAGGAGGGGAAGCTGAAGCCGGTGATTGACCCTAAAGGGCCATTCCCATTCTCTAACGCCATTGAAGCATTTTCCCATCTTCAAAGTGGCAGAGCTACCGGCAAGGTGGCCATATATCCAATTCCCTGA